A window from Anser cygnoides isolate HZ-2024a breed goose chromosome 1, Taihu_goose_T2T_genome, whole genome shotgun sequence encodes these proteins:
- the LOC106047608 gene encoding P2Y purinoceptor 1-like produces MERKTRAWNPDFCKIDNYSTPKTGILYGQTMNSTCIIFICNTNSKLEWYCYLLILVCFFILLVGFLGNILALRHYVYCRKTWTTNSIFLFNLALCDFTWILMAPFSVYYSLQRLDDYSSQTFYHIIRLFFSINIYGSVCFLTFISFDRYIGAVHPISSLTWWDKGKATSCTVAVWIFIVTASVPEICFTIEIGRQHDSTNSQDSTGGILQFAVPFVLSKIVLRFLIPVTVIFTCYMLTLKALLQLSKRQQRRNRIIRPFLLISAAMILFVVCFTPYHVMMMVILIYRITCQAPCGSTNTLLAVYQITEIICSISSCLDPIIFTVANKTFYQRMKDINCHPKRQCCCCLTQKVRDIILSPRTVT; encoded by the exons ATGGAGAGAAAAACCAGAGCCTGGAATCCAGACTTCTGTAAAATAGATAATTATAGCACTCCTAAAACAG gcATACTCTATGGACAGACGATGAACAGCACatgcattattttcatttgcaacaCCAATTCTAAGCTGGAGTGGTACTGTTACTTGCTGATTCtggtttgctttttcattttgttagtGGGATTTCTAGGCAACATACTTGCCCTACGACATTATGTGTACTGCAGGAAGACATGGACTACTAACAgcatatttctgtttaatttggCACTGTGTGACTTCACTTGGATTCTCATGGCACCTTTTTCAGTATACTATAGCCTCCAGAGGTTAGATGACTATTCCAGTCAAACGTTTTATCACATCATAAGACTGTTTTTTAGTATTAATATCTACGGAAGTGTCTGCTTCCTGACATTCATCAGTTTTGACAGATACATAGGTGCTGTCCATCCTATCAGTTCATTAACGTGGTGGGACAAAGGAAAGGCCACGTCTTGTACTGTTGCTGTATGGATCTTCATAGTCACTGCATCGGTGCCAGAGATCTGTTTCACCATTGAAATCGGAAGACAACATGACAGCACAAATTCTCAGGATAGCACTGGAGGAATTTTACAATTTGCCGTGCCATTTGTACTCTCCAAGATTGTCTTGAGATTCCTAATTCCAGTCACGGTCATCTTTACATGCTATATGTTGACCCTCAAAGCATTGCTACAACTCAGTAAACGCCAGCAAAGAAGGAACAGAATTATTAGGCCTTTTTTACTGATCTCAGCTGCCatgattttatttgttgtttgtttcacaCCTTATCATGTCATGATGATGGTGATACTAATCTACAGAATTACTTGTCAGGCACCCTGTGGGAGCACAAATACATTGCTTGCTGTTTATCAGATCACAGAGATCATCTGCAGCATCAGCAGTTGCCTTGACCCAATCATTTTTACAGTAGCAAATAAGACATTCTACCAAAGAATGAAAGACATAAACTGTCATCCCAAACGCCAGTGCTGCTGTTGTCTGACACAAAAGGTAAGGGACATCATTCTGTCCCCAAGAACGGTGACTTAA